AATAAAAGGATCAATTAGGTATTAGTTTTGTAAGTCTTTCTCTAAAATCACCCTTCGCAATTCCTCCTTTTAACTCACCAATAATTTTAAATTCTCCATCAGGATCATCAACTAATAGATAAGTAGGCCAACCCATACCTTCTTTTGTTGGATATTGTTTTAGCAATATTGGCCTATATTTTCTATATACAACAGTATCTTGTAGTTTTACATTAATAAATTCAATCCCTAATTCGTTCGCAACTTTTGAATCAAAGAAGCTCATTCTGTGACAGGTGCCACAATCCTCAGAACTAAATTTAACTAGAGAATAAGACATAAAGAAATTATATTGTGAATTAATACTAAATATACCTATCAATAAAAACTAGTTCAGTTATTAGACTTATTGTTTCTTGCAATAACAGAATAGAATGGGTCACTTTCGGACGAGTAAAAACCAAAAAGCTTTTCTTCATATGTTTTTTCATTAAATATTTTTTCAATTCTCCATCCATTAGAAGAGAGAACACTACATACGTATTCAATCCTTTTAGCCTCTGACGAATAAGTCCAGATATTTGGAGCTTTGGTCCAAAATGCTCGATTAGTGAATGAAATTATCAAGAATGAATCAGATTTGATAATCCTTGATAGTTCTAATGAAACTTTTTCAGGATATTGAAGATATTGCCATCCGGCAACTATTAATCCTATGTCAATAGAAGAATCTTCTATTGGCATATTTTGCTTAATATTTAAATTTTGGACCCAGTAACTATTAAGCCTTTTATTTGAAGATAACTCATCTACGTTCATTCCATGACCAATAACCTTTTTATATCTCATATCATCAGGTAAATGGCTAATCCAACTACTCATTAAATCAAGAATTACGTAATGATTTAGTAGATACTCAGAATATAAGCCTGTAAGTCGTTTTCTAAATGAATTGCTTAGGTGATTAACATATCTAGGATTTTTATAAAAAATATAATCATCATTAATATCTATTTTTTCTCTATCATTACTTGAAAGCTTCATCAAAAGTAAAATTCTTATTGTTAATTAATTATTTTACTTTATTATCGAATTATTTACAAAATTAAATTAGCAATAAAATAAAGAATACTTATCGCTCAATTTTATATATCTATATTTTATAAATAATTAATTCCAGGATTCATTTAAAATTCTTTTTGATCCAATGAGTTTTGAATGGAATTAGTGGGCTCTCTAAAGTCAATTTTATTATTTGTTGGAATAAAGAGTAA
This is a stretch of genomic DNA from Prochlorococcus marinus str. MIT 0912. It encodes these proteins:
- a CDS encoding TlpA family protein disulfide reductase, with translation MSYSLVKFSSEDCGTCHRMSFFDSKVANELGIEFINVKLQDTVVYRKYRPILLKQYPTKEGMGWPTYLLVDDPDGEFKIIGELKGGIAKGDFRERLTKLIPN
- a CDS encoding SAM-dependent methyltransferase, whose translation is MKLSSNDREKIDINDDYIFYKNPRYVNHLSNSFRKRLTGLYSEYLLNHYVILDLMSSWISHLPDDMRYKKVIGHGMNVDELSSNKRLNSYWVQNLNIKQNMPIEDSSIDIGLIVAGWQYLQYPEKVSLELSRIIKSDSFLIISFTNRAFWTKAPNIWTYSSEAKRIEYVCSVLSSNGWRIEKIFNEKTYEEKLFGFYSSESDPFYSVIARNNKSNN